A window of Streptomyces sp. SAI-127 contains these coding sequences:
- a CDS encoding BTAD domain-containing putative transcriptional regulator, producing the protein MDGVPRVPEQRRPGSSAGAGEDTGPAAGAGQHMGLATGVGEGPDPASGAVQHAGGVAGAGQHTSPAAGVGEQLDPAARTGQHTSPAGGAEHHTSPATGVEEDTGPATGAGQHTNPATGAERHSNPATTPAPLRFSVLGPVRARRGDEVLNTGSPQQRALLAALLLREGRTATAAELIDALWGEEPPSQALAAVRTYASRLRKILDAGILVSESGGYAIRGLGEDALDLAAAQELATRAEKARSAGDLCQARDALTRALALWDGEVLAGVPGPYAEAQRVRLQEWRLQLLETRLDMDLEQGCHAEAVSELTALTAEHPLRERLRELLMLALYRSGRQAEALAVYADTRRLLAEELGVDPRPGLRELQQRILQADPGLAAPASPQPEPVAAPVRPAQLPATVPDFTGRASFVTELSQVLASGSEGRVMAVSALAGIGGVGKTTLAVHVAHQCRAAFPDGQLYVDLQGAGSRAAEPETVLGAFLRALGTADSAIPDSLQERSALYRSVLDGRRVLVLLDNARDAAQIRPLLPGTEGCAALVTSRVRMVDLAGAHLVDLDVMSPDEALQLFTRIVGEERVASERKAALDVVAACGFLPLAIRIAASRLAARRTWTVSVLAAKLADERRRLDELQAGDLAVKATFELGYGQLEPAQARAFRLLGLADGPDISLAAAAAVLDLPAEDTEDLLEALVDTSLLESAAPGRYRFHDLVRLYARACAERDEWPPSEREAALSRLLDFYLATAAAVYAIERPGDRLVNHLAATEYPGLTFPDRRAARDWLYTEANCLLSCARQCAGRPDTLRRAVDFLWAAVDLSESGANSKEYEATAKALLDAARKIDVPQVEARALMTLAHAHLDGGRFDMADQEAERVIRLAHEADDLLPVCWAHNARGVIGLYQGRNADGEKHLSQALERFRALGDRPGEASALCNLSRIHLATERTRSAVALAQEGMEIYDVTGNSMRGANGRYALGMALTQSGRLDSAADRLLEALEVFRDSRQRLWEGMTLFRLAEVDIAGRRYAQAAANAEMALTVLRGIGGEWRRGNVLTVLGHALTGIGHTGRARVCWEEAIRIYEALGSPEAAAVRALLAPVQAA; encoded by the coding sequence ATGGACGGTGTACCGCGGGTGCCGGAGCAGAGGCGTCCCGGCTCCTCGGCGGGGGCCGGGGAGGACACGGGCCCGGCGGCGGGAGCCGGGCAGCACATGGGCCTCGCGACGGGGGTCGGGGAGGGCCCGGACCCCGCGAGCGGAGCCGTGCAACATGCGGGCGGCGTGGCGGGAGCCGGGCAACACACCAGCCCCGCGGCGGGAGTCGGGGAGCAATTGGACCCCGCGGCGCGAACCGGGCAGCACACCAGCCCCGCCGGCGGAGCCGAGCACCACACCAGCCCCGCGACGGGAGTCGAGGAGGACACGGGCCCCGCGACCGGAGCCGGGCAGCACACCAACCCCGCCACCGGAGCCGAGCGACACTCCAACCCCGCCACTACGCCCGCCCCGTTGCGCTTCAGTGTGCTCGGGCCCGTGCGTGCCCGGCGTGGGGACGAGGTGCTGAACACCGGCTCGCCCCAGCAACGTGCCCTGCTCGCCGCCCTGTTGCTGCGTGAGGGACGTACCGCGACCGCCGCCGAGCTGATCGACGCCCTGTGGGGGGAGGAACCGCCCTCCCAGGCCCTGGCGGCCGTTCGCACGTACGCCTCACGGCTACGGAAGATTCTCGACGCCGGGATCCTGGTCAGCGAGTCCGGCGGTTACGCGATCCGTGGGCTCGGTGAGGACGCGCTCGACCTGGCCGCCGCCCAGGAACTCGCCACCCGGGCGGAGAAGGCCCGCAGCGCCGGGGACCTGTGCCAGGCGCGGGACGCGCTGACCCGGGCGCTGGCCCTGTGGGACGGCGAGGTACTCGCGGGAGTGCCGGGGCCGTACGCCGAGGCACAGCGCGTGCGCCTTCAGGAGTGGCGGCTGCAACTCCTCGAAACCCGCCTCGACATGGACCTCGAGCAGGGCTGCCACGCCGAGGCGGTCTCCGAACTCACCGCCCTCACCGCCGAACACCCCCTGCGCGAACGCCTGCGCGAGCTGCTCATGCTGGCCCTGTACCGCTCCGGCCGCCAGGCGGAGGCCCTCGCCGTCTACGCCGACACCCGCCGCCTGCTCGCCGAGGAACTCGGCGTCGACCCCCGCCCCGGCCTGCGCGAACTCCAGCAGCGCATCCTCCAGGCCGACCCCGGCCTCGCGGCCCCCGCCTCCCCGCAGCCCGAACCGGTCGCCGCCCCCGTCCGGCCCGCACAACTCCCGGCCACCGTCCCGGACTTCACCGGCCGCGCTTCCTTCGTCACCGAACTGAGCCAGGTGCTCGCCTCCGGATCCGAGGGCCGTGTGATGGCGGTCTCCGCGCTGGCCGGCATCGGCGGCGTCGGCAAGACCACCCTCGCGGTGCACGTGGCCCACCAGTGCCGCGCGGCCTTCCCCGACGGGCAGCTCTACGTCGACCTCCAGGGCGCGGGCTCCCGGGCGGCCGAGCCGGAGACGGTCCTGGGCGCCTTCCTCAGAGCCCTCGGCACCGCCGACTCCGCGATCCCGGACTCCCTCCAGGAGCGGTCCGCCCTGTACCGCTCGGTCCTCGACGGCCGCCGGGTCCTCGTCCTGCTCGACAACGCGCGCGACGCGGCCCAGATACGGCCCCTGCTGCCGGGCACGGAAGGCTGCGCGGCCCTGGTGACCTCCCGGGTCCGCATGGTCGACCTCGCCGGGGCCCACCTGGTCGACCTGGACGTGATGTCCCCCGACGAGGCCCTCCAGCTGTTCACCAGGATCGTCGGCGAGGAACGGGTCGCCTCCGAGCGCAAGGCCGCCCTCGACGTGGTCGCCGCCTGCGGGTTCCTCCCGCTCGCCATCCGCATCGCCGCCTCCCGTCTGGCGGCCCGCCGCACCTGGACGGTCTCCGTCCTCGCGGCGAAGCTCGCCGACGAACGCCGCCGCCTCGACGAACTCCAGGCCGGCGACCTCGCGGTGAAGGCCACCTTCGAACTCGGCTACGGCCAGCTGGAGCCCGCCCAGGCCCGCGCCTTCCGCCTGCTCGGCCTCGCCGACGGCCCGGACATCTCGCTGGCCGCGGCCGCCGCGGTGCTGGATCTCCCCGCGGAGGACACCGAGGACCTCCTGGAGGCCCTGGTCGACACCTCCCTGCTGGAATCGGCGGCGCCCGGCCGCTACCGGTTCCACGATCTCGTACGGCTCTACGCGCGTGCGTGCGCGGAACGCGACGAGTGGCCGCCCAGCGAGCGGGAGGCGGCGCTGTCGCGGTTGCTGGACTTCTATCTGGCGACCGCGGCGGCCGTGTACGCCATCGAGCGTCCCGGCGACCGGCTGGTGAATCATCTCGCCGCCACGGAGTATCCGGGGCTGACCTTCCCGGACCGCCGGGCGGCGCGGGACTGGCTGTACACCGAGGCGAACTGCCTGCTGTCCTGCGCCCGCCAGTGCGCCGGCCGGCCGGACACCCTCCGGCGGGCCGTCGACTTCCTGTGGGCCGCGGTCGACCTCTCGGAGTCCGGGGCCAACTCCAAGGAGTACGAAGCCACCGCGAAGGCCCTGCTGGACGCCGCCCGGAAGATCGACGTACCGCAGGTGGAGGCTCGGGCGCTGATGACCCTGGCGCACGCCCACCTCGACGGCGGACGGTTCGACATGGCCGACCAGGAGGCCGAGAGGGTGATACGCCTCGCCCACGAGGCCGACGACCTCCTGCCCGTCTGCTGGGCCCACAACGCCCGGGGCGTCATCGGTTTGTACCAGGGCCGCAACGCGGATGGCGAGAAGCACCTCTCCCAGGCCTTGGAGCGCTTCCGCGCACTCGGCGACCGTCCGGGCGAGGCCAGCGCGCTGTGCAATCTCTCCCGGATCCACCTCGCGACGGAACGCACCCGCAGTGCCGTGGCCCTGGCCCAGGAGGGCATGGAGATCTACGACGTCACGGGCAACTCCATGCGCGGCGCGAACGGCCGGTACGCCCTCGGCATGGCACTCACGCAGAGCGGGCGGCTCGACTCCGCGGCCGATCGGCTCCTCGAAGCGCTGGAGGTCTTCCGCGACAGTAGGCAGCGACTGTGGGAGGGCATGACCCTGTTCCGCCTGGCGGAAGTCGACATCGCCGGGCGTCGCTACGCCCAGGCCGCAGCGAACGCCGAGATGGCGCTGACGGTACTGCGCGGTATCGGCGGAGAGTGGCGGCGCGGCAACGTTCTCACCGTGCTCGGCCATGCCCTCACCGGTATCGGTCACACGGGCCGCGCCCGGGTGTGCTGGGAGGAAGCCATCCGGATCTACGAGGCGTTGGGTTCTCCGGAGGCGGCAGCCGTCCGTGCGCTGCTGGCTCCTGTGCAGGCCGCCTGA
- a CDS encoding lipid-transfer protein, producing MTLKDATAIVGIGRTPFAKRLAEDERTLACRAVLAALDDAGIAPGEVDALASYTMEETDEVELAKAVGLGDLTFFSKVGYGGGGSCATVAHLAAAIASGQATVGVAWRSRKRGSGPRPWTNTSVQLPTPAQWTRPFGLLRPADEIAMLTRRYLHEYGATRDHLFNVALACRNRANQNPAAIMYDRPLTREMYMSSRWISEPLCLFDNCLETDGALACVLVSRERARDCPNAPVYVHSAAQGLPAQHHGMVNYWNDDPLTGPAWTAARHLWKHADFTPQDVDVAQIYDAFTSLVPLSLEGYGFCGRGEGGSFTEGGALEIGGRLPINTGGGGLSEAYVHGFNLIDEGVRQLRGTSTAQVPDATTCLVTAGEGVPTSALLLTNRS from the coding sequence GTGACCCTCAAGGACGCCACGGCGATCGTCGGCATCGGACGGACTCCCTTCGCCAAACGCCTCGCCGAGGACGAGAGAACCCTGGCCTGCCGGGCTGTTCTCGCCGCCCTCGACGACGCCGGGATCGCCCCCGGCGAGGTCGACGCCCTGGCCTCGTACACCATGGAGGAGACGGACGAGGTCGAGCTGGCCAAGGCCGTCGGCCTCGGCGACCTCACCTTCTTCAGCAAGGTCGGCTACGGCGGCGGCGGTTCGTGCGCGACGGTCGCGCATCTCGCGGCGGCGATAGCGAGCGGCCAGGCCACGGTCGGCGTCGCCTGGCGGTCCCGCAAGCGCGGCTCGGGCCCCCGTCCCTGGACCAACACCAGCGTCCAGCTGCCGACCCCGGCCCAGTGGACGAGACCCTTCGGCCTGCTCCGCCCCGCCGACGAGATCGCCATGCTCACCCGCCGCTACCTGCACGAGTACGGGGCCACCCGCGACCACCTCTTCAACGTCGCCCTCGCCTGCCGCAACCGCGCCAACCAGAACCCCGCCGCGATCATGTACGACCGCCCCCTGACCCGCGAGATGTACATGTCCTCCCGCTGGATCAGCGAACCCCTCTGCCTCTTCGACAACTGCCTGGAGACGGACGGGGCGTTGGCCTGTGTGCTGGTCAGCCGGGAGCGCGCCCGCGACTGCCCGAACGCCCCCGTCTACGTCCACTCCGCCGCCCAGGGCCTGCCCGCCCAGCACCACGGCATGGTCAACTACTGGAACGACGACCCGCTCACCGGCCCCGCCTGGACCGCCGCCCGGCACCTGTGGAAACACGCCGACTTCACCCCGCAGGACGTCGACGTGGCCCAGATCTACGACGCGTTCACCTCCCTCGTCCCGCTCTCCCTGGAGGGCTACGGATTCTGCGGTCGCGGAGAGGGCGGTTCCTTCACGGAGGGCGGGGCCCTGGAGATCGGCGGACGGCTGCCGATCAACACCGGGGGCGGGGGGCTGTCCGAGGCCTACGTGCACGGCTTCAACCTCATCGACGAGGGCGTACGGCAGCTGCGCGGGACCAGCACCGCCCAGGTACCGGACGCCACCACCTGCCTCGTCACCGCCGGCGAGGGCGTCCCCACCTCCGCCCTGCTGCTGACCAACAGGAGCTGA
- a CDS encoding SDR family oxidoreductase, with amino-acid sequence MGKLDGRVVLVTGAARGQGEQEARLFREEGAEVVVGDVLDEQGKALAEEIGALYVHLDVSQESDWRRAAQAVVEEYGRVDGLVNNAGILRFNSLLDTPLDEFMQIVNVNQVGCFLGIRTVAPVLSDGGTIVNTASYTGVTGMAGVGAYAASKHAILGLTRVAALELAPRGIRVNAMCPGAVDTAMSNPAVLDPSADGEEASRGLDRFYRKVVPLGRIGRPEEVAALALFLTSADSSYITGQPFVIDGGWLAGVSVI; translated from the coding sequence ATGGGCAAGCTGGACGGACGTGTCGTCCTCGTCACCGGCGCGGCGCGCGGGCAGGGCGAGCAGGAGGCCCGGCTGTTCCGGGAGGAGGGCGCCGAGGTCGTCGTAGGCGATGTGCTGGACGAGCAGGGGAAGGCGCTCGCCGAGGAGATCGGGGCGCTGTACGTCCACCTGGACGTGAGTCAGGAGTCCGACTGGCGGCGGGCGGCACAGGCCGTCGTCGAGGAGTACGGCCGGGTCGACGGGCTCGTCAACAACGCCGGCATCCTGCGCTTCAACTCCCTTCTCGACACCCCCCTCGACGAGTTCATGCAGATCGTGAACGTCAACCAGGTCGGCTGCTTCCTCGGCATCAGGACCGTGGCGCCGGTCCTGTCCGACGGCGGCACGATCGTCAACACCGCCTCCTACACCGGGGTGACCGGGATGGCGGGGGTGGGCGCCTACGCGGCCTCCAAGCACGCGATCCTCGGGCTCACCCGGGTAGCCGCGCTGGAGCTGGCACCGCGCGGTATCCGGGTCAACGCCATGTGCCCGGGTGCCGTCGACACCGCCATGTCCAACCCGGCCGTCCTGGACCCGTCGGCGGACGGCGAGGAGGCATCCCGGGGGCTCGACCGGTTCTACCGCAAGGTCGTCCCGCTGGGCCGGATCGGGCGGCCGGAGGAGGTGGCGGCGCTCGCGCTCTTCCTGACCTCCGCCGACTCCTCGTACATCACCGGCCAGCCGTTCGTGATCGACGGCGGGTGGCTCGCCGGGGTCTCCGTCATCTGA
- a CDS encoding LLM class F420-dependent oxidoreductase, with the protein MEYGIQLPVQSQSTIYAEPWEAGAGPEDLAEVAGAADRAGFAYIAACDHVAVPRRLASAMSTVWYDPVATLAFLAGVTERVRLLSHVAVVGLRHPLLTAKQYATLDHLSGGRLILGVGAGHVQEEFEALGVDFAGRGAVLDESIDALRKALGPEEFPEHHGKFYDFEGLGQRPRPAQSRVPVWVGGSSPAAVRRAALKGDGWLPQGDPRDRLPAQIDRIRRLRAEAGLDGPFSVGAIAEPLYVGTPTWDVGRRTLSGAPDELAESLRAYRAMGVDQIQVRFRSRDRAELIDQISAFGADTAPHL; encoded by the coding sequence ATGGAGTACGGCATCCAGCTCCCCGTCCAGTCCCAGAGCACGATCTACGCCGAGCCCTGGGAGGCCGGCGCCGGGCCCGAAGACCTCGCCGAGGTGGCCGGGGCCGCCGACCGCGCCGGGTTCGCGTACATAGCGGCCTGCGACCACGTGGCCGTCCCACGGCGCCTCGCCTCCGCGATGAGCACGGTCTGGTACGACCCGGTCGCCACCCTCGCCTTCCTGGCGGGCGTGACCGAACGGGTGCGGCTGCTGAGTCATGTGGCGGTGGTCGGGCTGCGGCACCCCCTGCTCACCGCCAAGCAGTACGCCACCCTCGACCATCTGAGCGGCGGCCGGCTGATCCTCGGCGTCGGCGCGGGACATGTGCAGGAGGAGTTCGAGGCGCTCGGGGTCGACTTCGCGGGTCGCGGTGCCGTCCTGGACGAGTCGATCGACGCCCTGCGCAAGGCCCTGGGGCCCGAGGAGTTCCCCGAACACCACGGCAAGTTCTACGACTTCGAGGGTCTCGGTCAGCGTCCCCGGCCCGCGCAGTCCCGCGTACCGGTGTGGGTCGGCGGGTCCTCCCCGGCCGCTGTACGCCGTGCCGCGCTCAAGGGCGACGGGTGGCTGCCCCAGGGAGACCCCCGGGACCGGCTGCCCGCGCAGATCGACCGGATACGGCGGCTGCGGGCGGAGGCGGGCCTCGACGGGCCGTTCAGCGTCGGAGCCATCGCCGAGCCGCTCTACGTCGGCACGCCCACCTGGGACGTCGGCCGCCGGACGCTCAGCGGCGCGCCCGACGAACTCGCCGAGTCCCTGCGTGCCTACCGCGCGATGGGCGTGGACCAGATCCAGGTGCGCTTCCGCAGCCGCGACCGAGCCGAACTCATCGACCAGATCTCGGCGTTCGGCGCCGACACCGCCCCCCACCTCTGA
- a CDS encoding amidohydrolase family protein, with protein MSAMETTTALPKIISVDDHTVEPSDVWQNRLPKKYLDTGPRVVRAPLKEISFLGGRFKPVMGAPGDDGPLGDWWLYEGLQRPLTRLDTAVGYSRDEIKLEVITYEQMRPGSYDVPARLADMDVNHVQSAVCFPTFPRFCGQTFTEAKDHELGLLCVQAYNDWMVEEWCGPDAQGRLIPLTLIPLWDAELAAAEVRRNAARGVRAVAFSEIPPHLGLPSVHSDDWDPFLAACDETGTVISMHIGSSSRMPSTSADAPPAVGSTITFANCCFSMVDWLMSGKFERFPNLKVMYAEGQIGWIPYILERADVVWEENRGWGGVADKVHRPPSELFTEHVYGCFFDDAFGLRNLDSIGVANVLYETDYPHSDSTWPKSREVGEAQMGHLDADVVERIVRGNAIDLLGLTPDGLWDGPK; from the coding sequence GTGAGCGCCATGGAGACCACGACGGCACTTCCGAAGATCATCTCCGTCGACGACCACACGGTGGAGCCCTCCGACGTCTGGCAGAACCGGCTCCCGAAGAAGTACCTCGACACCGGCCCTCGCGTAGTCCGCGCCCCGCTCAAGGAGATCAGCTTCCTGGGCGGCCGCTTCAAGCCCGTGATGGGCGCCCCCGGGGACGACGGACCCCTGGGCGACTGGTGGCTGTACGAGGGACTCCAGCGCCCCCTCACCCGCCTCGACACCGCGGTCGGCTACAGCAGGGACGAGATCAAGCTGGAGGTCATCACCTACGAGCAGATGCGCCCGGGGTCGTACGACGTTCCCGCCCGCCTCGCCGACATGGACGTCAACCACGTCCAGTCGGCCGTCTGCTTCCCGACCTTCCCGCGCTTCTGCGGCCAGACCTTCACCGAGGCCAAGGACCACGAACTGGGCCTGCTCTGCGTCCAGGCCTACAACGACTGGATGGTGGAGGAGTGGTGCGGCCCCGACGCGCAGGGCCGGCTCATTCCGCTCACCCTCATCCCGCTGTGGGACGCCGAACTGGCGGCGGCGGAGGTTCGCCGCAACGCCGCCCGGGGCGTCCGCGCCGTCGCCTTCTCCGAGATACCCCCGCACCTGGGCCTGCCCTCCGTCCACTCCGACGACTGGGACCCCTTCCTCGCCGCCTGCGACGAGACCGGCACGGTCATCTCGATGCACATCGGCTCCAGCAGCCGTATGCCCTCCACCTCCGCCGACGCCCCGCCCGCCGTCGGCTCCACCATCACCTTCGCCAACTGCTGCTTCTCGATGGTCGACTGGCTGATGAGCGGCAAGTTCGAGCGCTTCCCGAACCTCAAGGTCATGTACGCGGAAGGCCAGATCGGCTGGATCCCCTACATCCTGGAGCGCGCCGACGTGGTCTGGGAGGAGAACCGCGGCTGGGGCGGCGTCGCCGACAAGGTCCACCGCCCGCCGTCCGAGCTCTTCACCGAGCACGTCTACGGCTGCTTCTTCGACGATGCCTTCGGGCTGCGCAACCTCGACTCCATCGGCGTCGCCAACGTCCTCTACGAGACCGACTACCCCCACTCCGACTCCACCTGGCCCAAGTCCCGCGAGGTCGGGGAGGCCCAGATGGGGCACCTGGACGCCGACGTGGTGGAGCGGATCGTCCGCGGCAACGCCATCGACCTGCTCGGCCTCACCCCGGACGGCCTCTGGGACGGTCCGAAGTGA
- a CDS encoding FadD3 family acyl-CoA ligase has translation MEWRSIPDLVARAAERYAAAEAVVEGRNRVTYGELGARVERAAAACMANGVRPGDRVAVWAPNSLDWMVSALGAVSAGAVLVPLNTRFKGAEAADVLRRSRTRLLFVTGTFLGTSYVASLRRAVAEGPELPELEQVVVLSDDAPADFRTWKDFLASGDGVGRSEVRARASAVEGSWPSDIVFTSGTTGRPKGAVITHEQTLRAYEVWCELAGLRQGDRYLIVNPFFHTFGYKAGVIACLMRGATMIPQPVFDVDTVLANIAAERVSVLPGPPTLHQSLLDHPARDSHDLSALRLVVTGAAVVPLRLVEQLHGELGVETVLTAYGLSEASGIVTMCRRGDPLPVIASTSGRAIPGTEVRVEAPAGEPGEVLVRGFNVMRGYYEDEAATAEAVTEDGWLRTGDVGVLDASGNLRITDRLKDMFIVGGFNAYPAEIEQLLGLHPAVADVAVVGVPDARLGEVGRAYVVRRPGSVLTADDLIAWARREMANYKVPRTVEFVTGLPRNASGKVVKGELRGRVR, from the coding sequence ATGGAGTGGCGGAGCATCCCGGATCTGGTCGCCCGGGCCGCGGAGCGGTACGCCGCCGCGGAGGCGGTCGTGGAGGGCCGGAACCGGGTCACGTACGGCGAGTTGGGCGCCCGCGTGGAGCGGGCGGCGGCCGCGTGCATGGCGAACGGCGTGCGGCCGGGCGACCGGGTGGCCGTCTGGGCCCCCAACTCCCTGGACTGGATGGTCTCGGCGCTGGGCGCGGTGTCGGCGGGCGCGGTACTGGTGCCCCTCAACACCCGTTTCAAGGGCGCCGAGGCGGCGGACGTGCTGCGCCGGAGCCGGACCCGGCTGCTGTTCGTGACCGGCACCTTCCTGGGGACGTCGTACGTGGCGTCCCTGCGCCGGGCGGTCGCGGAGGGGCCGGAGCTGCCGGAGCTGGAACAGGTGGTGGTGCTGTCGGACGACGCCCCGGCGGACTTCCGCACCTGGAAGGACTTCCTGGCGAGCGGGGACGGGGTCGGTCGGTCCGAGGTACGGGCGAGGGCCTCGGCGGTCGAGGGGTCCTGGCCCTCGGACATCGTCTTCACCTCCGGGACCACCGGCCGCCCCAAGGGCGCGGTGATCACCCACGAACAGACCTTGCGGGCCTACGAGGTCTGGTGCGAACTGGCCGGGCTGCGGCAGGGCGACCGCTACCTGATCGTCAACCCCTTCTTCCACACCTTCGGTTACAAGGCCGGGGTGATCGCCTGTCTGATGCGCGGGGCGACGATGATCCCGCAGCCGGTGTTCGACGTCGACACCGTGCTGGCGAACATCGCGGCGGAACGCGTCTCGGTGCTGCCGGGCCCACCGACCCTCCACCAGTCGCTCCTCGACCATCCGGCGCGGGATTCCCACGACCTGTCCGCGCTGCGCCTGGTGGTGACGGGCGCGGCGGTGGTGCCGCTCAGGCTGGTCGAGCAACTGCACGGCGAGCTGGGCGTGGAGACGGTCCTGACCGCGTACGGCCTCTCGGAGGCGAGCGGCATCGTGACGATGTGCCGGCGCGGCGACCCGCTGCCGGTGATCGCGTCGACGTCCGGGCGGGCCATCCCCGGGACGGAGGTGCGGGTCGAGGCGCCGGCCGGCGAGCCCGGCGAGGTCCTGGTCCGCGGCTTCAACGTGATGCGCGGCTACTACGAGGACGAGGCGGCCACCGCGGAGGCCGTGACGGAGGACGGCTGGCTGCGCACGGGGGATGTGGGAGTCCTGGACGCTTCCGGAAACCTGCGGATCACCGACCGGCTGAAGGACATGTTCATCGTGGGCGGCTTCAACGCCTACCCGGCGGAGATAGAGCAACTGCTCGGGCTGCACCCGGCGGTGGCCGACGTGGCGGTCGTGGGTGTGCCCGACGCACGGCTCGGCGAGGTCGGCAGGGCGTACGTGGTCCGCCGCCCGGGCTCGGTCCTCACCGCCGACGACCTCATCGCCTGGGCCCGTCGGGAGATGGCGAACTACAAGGTGCCGAGAACGGTGGAGTTCGTGACGGGGCTGCCGCGGAACGCGAGCGGGAAGGTGGTGAAGGGGGAGCTGCGAGGCCGGGTCCGCTAG
- a CDS encoding enoyl-CoA hydratase/isomerase family protein, whose product MGAVVTGLRVTADKDTGVAVVTLDRPHRLNAIDLDMRDELVATWQQLRFDDSVRAVVLTGAGERAFCTGLDRDAEVPQPNSPYMADDPLLRIGPKSNDLWKPVIAAVNGMACGGAFYLLGESDFLVADPAATFFDPHTTYGMVSAYESVLMALVMPHGEAARMALMGTAERLSAERAHAVGLVTELTSPGGAPAAAVAAAEVIAGYPPEGVQGTVRALWAAKEAAVKQGFAQAPHLVSLGNLPPDRQTELFRSRQSGFRSR is encoded by the coding sequence ATGGGTGCTGTCGTGACCGGCCTGCGGGTCACCGCCGACAAGGACACCGGTGTCGCCGTCGTCACCCTCGACCGGCCGCACCGGCTGAACGCCATCGATCTGGACATGCGGGACGAACTCGTCGCCACCTGGCAGCAGTTGCGCTTCGACGACTCCGTACGGGCGGTGGTCCTGACCGGTGCCGGGGAGCGGGCCTTCTGCACGGGCCTTGACCGGGACGCCGAGGTTCCGCAGCCCAACTCGCCCTACATGGCGGATGATCCGCTCCTCCGCATCGGGCCGAAGTCCAACGACCTCTGGAAACCGGTCATCGCCGCCGTGAACGGGATGGCCTGCGGTGGCGCCTTCTACCTCCTGGGTGAGAGCGACTTCCTCGTCGCCGACCCGGCCGCCACCTTCTTCGACCCGCACACCACCTACGGGATGGTCAGCGCCTACGAGTCGGTGCTCATGGCGCTGGTCATGCCGCACGGGGAGGCCGCGCGGATGGCGCTGATGGGGACGGCGGAACGGCTCTCCGCCGAGCGCGCCCACGCCGTCGGGCTCGTCACCGAACTGACGTCACCGGGCGGGGCGCCGGCGGCCGCGGTCGCCGCCGCCGAGGTCATCGCCGGGTATCCGCCGGAAGGGGTGCAGGGCACGGTCCGCGCGCTCTGGGCCGCCAAGGAGGCCGCCGTGAAACAGGGCTTCGCGCAGGCCCCGCACCTCGTCTCGCTCGGGAATCTCCCCCCGGACCGGCAGACCGAACTGTTCCGTTCCCGGCAGTCCGGCTTCAGGTCGCGCTAG
- a CDS encoding OB-fold domain-containing protein → MLEPVKDTTGVPFWEYAARGELRVQACADCGELRFPPRPCCPHCRSFAEEWRPVSGRGRVWSYVVPHPPLLPDYAAQAPYNVVVVELEEAPRIRLVGNLVSAAGAPLNSLDPGRIRIGARVHVVFSDGLPQWVLS, encoded by the coding sequence ATGCTCGAACCGGTGAAGGACACCACGGGCGTCCCCTTCTGGGAGTACGCCGCCCGGGGTGAACTGCGCGTCCAGGCCTGCGCCGACTGCGGGGAACTCCGCTTTCCGCCCCGGCCCTGCTGCCCGCACTGCCGGTCGTTCGCCGAGGAGTGGCGCCCGGTCTCCGGGCGTGGCCGCGTCTGGTCCTACGTCGTCCCCCACCCGCCCCTCCTGCCCGACTACGCGGCCCAGGCGCCGTACAACGTGGTGGTCGTCGAGTTGGAGGAGGCTCCTCGGATACGGCTGGTCGGGAACCTGGTCAGCGCGGCCGGGGCGCCGCTGAACTCCCTCGATCCGGGCCGGATCCGGATCGGCGCCCGGGTGCACGTGGTGTTCTCCGACGGGCTTCCGCAATGGGTGCTGTCGTGA